The region ATTGGTATTGCAGCTGCTCTGGGTATTGCCGCGGTTGCAAGCATGGATGTGTTTTCTTCCGGTCCGCAATTTGCGCAGGTGCTCGCCGCAACGCCGATCAAAGAAACCATCAAAACCCCGCGTCAGGAATGCCGCAATGTGACCGTCACTCACCGTGCGCCGGTGCAGGATGAAAATCGCATTGCCGGTTCCGTGTTGGGTGCGGTAGCCGGTGGCGTGATTGGTCATCAGTTTGGCGGCGGTCGCGGTCGTGACGTTGCGACAGTGGTTGGCGCGCTGGGTGGCGGTTATGCCGGTAATCAGGTGCAGGGGGCGATGCAAAGCAACGACACGACTACCAGCACGCAACAGCGTTGCAAAACGGTCTACGACAAATCACAGAAAATGCTGGGTTACGATGTGACCTACAAGATTGGCAATCAGCAGGGCAAGATCCGTATGGATCACGATCCCGGTACCCAGATCCCGCTGGATAAAAGCGGCCAACTGGTGCTGAACAAAGCCTGATCACAGTTTAAGAATTAAACCCGCGGACAGTGTTAGTTCTGATCGTTTAACGCAGTTAAGCGAGCGGCATTAATATTGACGCGGGTTTCTGTTTTATTACGCCGCCGCGTCACCTCGAGCCGGCGCCAACGGCATTTTTTACGCTAATGTATCCGTGCGATTTCCCAGGGCATAACTTCAATAATGCGGCAATATTTGTTATATTATTGTGCAATTGAGCGGGTGTTATGGCGCGATGCCGCACCGGCCAAGCCTGAGATTTTGGTCTCCTGGAGACAGAGATAAAGACATGCTAGATTTCCGCTTTCCGACAGCATTGCAAATGGTACTTAGCGTAGCCTTGGCTGAAAAGCAGGGCCTGCGTTCGACCAGCGCGATCCTTGCCGCTGGTCTGGAAGCCAACCCCAGTTTTATCCGCAAGCTGATGGTGCCCTTGACCAAAAATGGCATTATCGTCTCCACGCTGGGCCGTAATGGCTCGATTCACCTTGGCCGCCCTGTGGAAGAGATCACCCTGCGCGAGATCTATTTGTCCGTCATTGACGATAAACGCATCTGGGCTGCGCGGCCGGAAGGGCCTGCCCGCTGCCTGGTCAGCGCCAATGCCTGCTGGTATTTCAAGTCGGTGGTGAATGAGGCGGAAGAGGCATCGCTGGCGGTGCTGGAGCGCCATACGGTTGCGGATGCGTTGGCCGAGCTGGAGCGTGGCGATAAACGCAGTTGCGCGGAATACGTGGCGGAAACGGCGAAACTTGCGGAGGCTGCGGATAAATAATCTGCGGTGTTGATGCAAAGAAAAAGGTCGGGCTGAGCCCGACCTTTTTTTATGCCTGCCGCGGCCGGCAGGCGAACTTTTATGCCGTTTGCTGCTGTGCTTTACGTGTCACCATACGGCGCAGGGTGACGTAGAACACCGGCGTCAGGAATAACCCGAACAACGTCACGCCAAGCATGCCGGCAAACACCGTGATACCGGTCACTCCGCGCACTTCGGCACCGGCGCCGTGGCCCAGAATCAACGGGATAGTACCGGCAATAAAGGCGATGGAGGTCATGACGATCGGTCGTAACCGCAGGCGACAAGCTTCCAGCGCCGCTTCCATAATGCCTTTGCCCTGCAACTCAAGCTCACGGGCGAACTCGACGATCAAAATGGCGTTCTTGCAGGCCAGCCCCATCAACACCACCAGCCCCACCTGCACGAACACATTGTTGTCACCGCCGGTCAGCCAGACGCCGAACAGCGCCGACAGCATGGTCATTGGCACAATCAGGATCACCGCCAGCGGCAGCGTCCAGCTTTCGTACAGCGCGGCCAGCGCCAGGAACGCCAGCAGCACCGCCACCGGGAACACGATAATCGCCGCATTGCCCTGGGTCGACTGTTGGTAGCTCAGATCGGTCCACTGAATGTTCATGCCGTTCGGCAACAGCTTGGTGGCCATCGTCGTCAGTTCGCTCATTGCCTGCGTAGACGACAGGATGCGCGGATCGGCATCGCCAATCAGGTCCGCCGCCGGGAAGCCGTTATAACGGATCACCGGGTCCGGCCCGTAGGTGGTGCTGATGTTGACCATGCTGCCAATCGGCACCATTTCGCCCTTGTCGTTACGGGTGCGCAGGTTGGCGATATCCTCCACGCTGTCGCGGAATTGGCCGTCGGCTTGCGCGATGACTTGCCAGGTGCGGCCATAACGGTTGAAGTCATTGATATAAGACGACCCCAGATAAGTCTGTAGCGTGCTGAACAGCGCGTTGAGCGGCACGCCCTGCGCCTTGGCTTTGTCGCGATCGATTTTCGCTTCCAGTTGCGGCACGTTGGCCTGATAAGACGAGATCGGGAAACTCATGCCCGGCGTTTGCATGATGCTGCCCGACAGGGTGTTGATCGCGGTTTGCAGCGCGCCATATCCGAGACCGGCGCGATCCTGGATATACAGCGAATAACCGGACCCCTGCCCGATACCGAGAATGGGCGGCGGCATGATCGAGAAGGCGAACCCTTCCTGAATCTGCGAGATGCGCGCATTGATCTCGGCGTTGATCTGCGCCGCGCTACGGGTGCGGGTGCTTAAAGATTCAAGCGCGAAGAACACGGTGCCGGTATTGGGCGTATTGGTAAACTGCAATGCATTCAGCCCCGGGAAGGCTACCGCGTCCGTCACCCCGTCGACGCTCAGGCCGATGGCGCTCATTTTGCGGATCACCGCGTCGGTACGTTCCAGCGACGCGCCCTCCGGCATTTTCACCCCGCCAATCAGGTAAAGCTTATCCTGCGTCGGGATAAATCCGCCGGGCACGGTTTTAAACATCACGCCCGCAGCGCACAACAACAGCACGTACACCACGAACACCGCGCCGCGTTTGCCGAGCGCGCGGGAAACCCCACGCTGATAGCGCTGCGAGCTGTTGGCAAAGAAGCGGTTGAACGGGCGGAACAGCCAACCGAACAGCCGGTCGATCAGGCGCGATGGCATATCCTTCGGCGCGTCGTGCGGTTTCAGCAGCAATGCCGCCAATGCCGGCGACAGGGTCAGCGAGTTGATGGCCGAAATCACGGTCGAAATGGCGATGGTGACGGCGAACTGCTTATAAAATTGGCCGGTGACGCCGGACAAAAATGCCATCGGCACGAACACCGCACACAGCACCACCGCGATGGCGATGATCGGCCCGGACACTTCGCGCATTGCCTGGTGCGCCGCCGCCAGCGGCGATAACCCTTCCTCGATATTACGTTCGACGTTTTCCACCACCACGATGGCGTCATCGACCACGATACCGATCGCCAGCACCAGCCCGAACAGGCTGAGCGTATTGAGCGAGAAGCCCAGCAGGTATAGCGCGGCGAAGGTACCGACGATGGAAATAGGCACTGCCAGCAGCGGGATGATCGAGGCGCGCCAGGTTTGCAGGAACAGGATCACCACCAGCACCACCAGCAGCACCGCTTCGAGCAGGGTATCTACCACCGCGCGGATCGAATCGCGTACGAACACCGTTGGGTCGTAGGGTGATTTCCAGCTCATACCATCCGGGAAGCGGGTCGACAGCTCGGCCATTTTGGCCCGCACCGCATCCGACAGCTCGATGGCGTTAGCGCCCGGAGCCTGGAAGATACCGATCCCGACGGCATCCTTATTATTGAGCTGGGCGCGCAGCGCATAGCTGCCGGACCCCATTTCAATACGCGCCACGTCGCGCAGGCGCACTATCTCGCCGTTGTCGCCGCTCTTGAGGATAATATTGCCGAACTCTTCCTCGGTTTGCAGGCGGCCCTGGGCGTTGATGGAAAGCAGATAATCGCTGCGGGTCGGCATCGGCTCCGCGCCCAGTTGGCCGGCGGAAACCTGCACGTTCTGCTCCTGCATGGCGGTGACCACGTCAGAGGCGGTCAGCCCGCGAGAGGCGACCTTATTGGGATCCAGCCAGACGCGCATGGCGTATTCGCCGGCGCCGAAAATCTGCACCTGGCCGACGCCCGGCAGACGGGCCAACTCATCTTTGACCTTCAGGGTGGCGTAGTTACGCAGATACAGTGAGTCGTATTTGCCGGAAGGGGAAACCAGATGCACCACCAGCGTCAGGGCCGGGGATTGCTTCTGCGTGGTTACCCCTTGGCGGCGCACGTCTTCGGGCAGGCGAGCCTCGGCCTGCGCTACGCGGTTTTGCACCTGTACCTGTGCCTGATCGGGATCGGTACCCGGGCGGAAGGTGACGGTGGTCACCAGCACGCCGTCAGAACCGGCCACCGATTTCATGTACATCATGTGTTCGACGCCGTTGATTGCCTCTTCCAGCGGCGTAGCCACCGTTTCGGCAATCTCTTTCGGGTTGGCGCCTGGGTATTGGGCGCGCACTTGCACGCTCGGAGGCACGACGTCCGGGTATTCGCTGATCGGCAACAGCGGGATCGCAATAACGCCACTGACGAAAATCAGGATCGACAGCACCGCGGCAAAGATCGGTCGGTCGATGAAAAAACGGGAAAAATCCATGGGTCAGGGTTCTCTGCTGGTGGCTTAGTTGACTGCGGAAGCGGGCGTGTTGGCGGCCATCACGACGGTTTTCGCATTGACCGGCATCCCTGACATAAACACTTTCTGCATGCCATCGACGATCACCCGATCGCCCGCAGACAGGCCTTTCTGCACGATGCGTAATCCATCCGCCACGCGGCCTACTTCGATATCGCGCCGCTGCGCCTTGCCGTCCTTGTCGACGACATAAACGAATTTGCGGTCCTGATCGGTCATCACCGATTTATCGTCGATCAGCATGGCGTTGAACTCGGCGCTGCCGGGCATCTGCACTCGTGCAAACAGCCCAGGAGTGAAGCGGCGCTCGCGGTTTTCTAGCTGAGCGCGCATGCGAATGGTGCCGGTACCGGCATTCAGCTGGTTATCGGTGAAATCGACAACGCCCTGATGCGGGTAGCCGTCTTCACCTACCAGGCCGACCTTGACCGGCAATTTCGCCTGCGGATCCTGGCTGCGTTGGCCGTCGCGCGCCATGTTCTGGTAACGCAGGAAGGTGGATTCATCAACGTCGAAATAGACATAGACCTTATCGAGCGACACCAGCGTAGTGAGCACGCTGGCGCTATCTCCGGTGGTGACCAGGTTACCGGCGGTGATCATGGCACGGCTGGCGCGCCCGTCGATCGGGGCGGTCACCCGGGTAAAATCGAGGTTAAGCTGCGCAATATCAAGCTGAGCCTGGGCCGCCAGCACGTTGCTTTGCGCCTGCGCGGCGGAGGATCGGCGCTGTTCCCACACCTCGGTCGAGATCGCCTGGGTGCCGATCAGTTTCTCGGTGCGGCTGGATTCGCTGCGGGCCAACGCCGCCTGATTACGCGCTCGTACCAGTTCGGCCTGAGCCTGTTCACGGGCGGCGCGGTAGGTGCGATCGTCGATGGTGAACAACACCTGGCCTTTTTTAACCTCGTCGCCTTCGGTGTAATTCACCTTATCGATATAGCCGGAAACCCGCGGGCGTAGCTGAACGCTTTGCACCGCTTCGATCCGGCCGTTAAAGGCATCCCACTGGCTGATGGGTTTTATTACCACGTTAGCGGCGCTGACGGCCGGTGGCGGGGGAGCCGCATTTTGAGCGACGCTGTTGTCGCACCCTGCCAGCAGGGCGACCAGCAGCGCTACCGTTGAAAGGCGCGTGCTGAAACCGATGCTGTGAGCGTTAAACAATGAGTTTGGCTGGCTTGGCATTATTTTTATTCCATGGGTGAGCGCGGTCAGGCCATACACCCGGCCCTGTTATCCGGGTAACGTCCCTGGCCTGTAACCGGCGGCAGAGCAGTTGCGTCGTTCATCGGCACAACGTTAGGTTTTGAAACACATTGTTGTCACATTAATGTATTAATATCGGTTACATTAACTGGGTGGATTATAGAAGCGCCTATTCTATAAATGCAATAATAAAAATTGCATTTAATGCAAAACTGCTGCAACGTAGTGGTATAGGGCAGCAGGACTTACCTGCCAATGTCATGGGAGCGTCAGCATGAACAGCACGGGTTTTATTACTGATTTGATTGAGTGGATTGACAACAATCTGGAAGAGAAACTGGATATCAATACCGTGGCGGACCGCGCGGGATATTCCAAATGGCACCTGCAGCGCATGTTCAAACGCCAGACCGGCTACGCGTTGGGGGAGTATATCCGCATGCAGAAGCTGAGGGTTTCCGCAGAGCGTCTGGCCAACAGCGGCGAACCTATCGTCAGCGTGGCGATATCACTCGGCTTTGACTCGCAGCAATCCTTCAATCGCAGTTTTAAACGCCAATTCGGCCAGACCCCGGGCGACTGGCGCCGCGCCGTGATGCAGCCGCAGATCGCCGCCAGCCGCGCACACTGAGACGGATTGCAGACAACAAAAAAGCCTGAACTTGCGTTCAGGCTTTTTCTTTGGAATATGGCGGTGAGGGGACGTATAAAGCAAAAAAGCCTGGACGCGAATCCAGGCTTTCTCTTCAAAATATGGCGGTGAGGGAGGGGTTCGAACCCTCGATACACTTACGCGTATACACACTTTCCAGGCGTGCTCCTTCAGCCACTCAGACACCTCACCGTATTTTTTCGTTGCGTACTCATTGGTGCAACGGGGCGCTACTATAGGGAGTGGGGGCGATCCGGTCAAGCAGAATTTCTGCGTTTCGGCGCGTCCGCTCACGCGCTGCTCAGTTTGTCGAAAACTGCGGCAAACCCAGTGGACCGTTAGCTCTGCGGGCATTTTTCCTGAATTGCAGACAACAAAAAAGCCTGGACGCGAATCCAGGCTTTCTCTTTAGAATATGGCGGTGAGAGAGGGCTTGATTCGCTGCGCTCACCCTGCGGGCCGCCTTTGGCGGTCCAAAACGCGATGCGTTTTGTCAAACCCTGTCGAGGCTTCTCACCCCTCTCTACGGGGATTTATAAAAGCAAAAAAGCCTGGACGCGAATCCAGGCTTTCTCTTCAGAATATGGCGGTGAGAGAGGGGTTCGAACCCTCGATACACTTACGCGTATACACACTTTCCAGGCGTGCTCCTTCAGCCACTCAGACACCTCACCGTTTTGTAGCATCGCTAACGCATTGCGCTGTCGACGGGCGCTAATGTAGGAGAATCTGATCCCAGCGTCAACCCTCTTGTGACATAACAATGACTGTTTAGCCAAAGTTGCAGCAATTTGCTGATTTCCCGAGCGATAAACCGTTGGCCAACGCGTGTCTGAGGGGTAATAACGGCGCTAAATTATCTAGCAGGATAATGTTTGAGCGCCTTGGTATACATCAGCTCAATATACCAGCAGCTAAGTCTTATGCTGTGCTGTTATATGCATTAATACTGGATTATTAGTCATATGTATCGCTAAATAGATCGCTGCTGACGCGGAGGATTTGGCAAGGAATATCACACCGCCGCGCAGGTCGTCGGGCCGTACGCCGGCGATAACGCAGACAGGGACTGATCAATTAAAATAACGGACTCGACGAATTTCAACGGGCAGCCAGCGGCGCTGCGGCTTGAAATACGACGGGCATCATGCAGCAGAGGTTTACTTTGACTCCATCGGACTCCATGCCGGCGGCGCATCAGCGCCACGCCATTCCCCCGGGCGCCGGGGCACTGTTTTTTATCCAAATCTTCGCCACGCTGGGTTTTGCCGTGCTGTACTCCACGCTGGTGCTTTATGCCACCAAACGCCTGGGCTTTAGCGAGGGCAGCGCTAACGCCATGATGGGGGTGTTCGGCGCCTTCAACTATGGGCTGCATATGTTCGGCGGTTACCTGGGCGGGCGCTTTCTGAGTAACCGCAACCTGTTCGTACTGGGTATGGTGCTGCAGGTGATCGGCTGCGCGCTGATTGCCGTGGCGGGCGTTTGGGGCCTGTATTGGGGGCTGGCGATGTTCCTGACCGGCAGCGGGCTGAACGTCACCTGCATCAATATGATGCTCACCCAGCGCTTCAAACCGGATGACGATCGGCGCGAATCGGCGTTTTTGTGGAACTACGCCGGGATGAACCTGGGTTTCTTTGTCGGTTTTACCGTGGCCGGCTATTTCCAGTTGAGCGAAAACTACCGTGCGCTGTTCCTGTTTGCGACGTTGGGCAATGCTGCGGCGATTATCGTCGCCGTCAGCCGTTGGCGCATTCTGGCCGATCTCAACACACCGCTGCATGACGCCAGCCGCGCGCAATACCGCCGGCGTATGCTGGTGGGGCTGGCAGTATTGGTGGCGCTGGTGCCCATTATCCGGGTGATGCTGACCCATGCGGAATTCAGCGGCCACTTTGTGATTGGCCTCGGCATACTGATTTTCCTGATGCTGTGCGTGGTCACACTGCGTCACCACCCGCGTGCGGAGAGCCGCCGCATGGTGGCGTATCTGATTTTGGCACTGGGCTCATTGGTATTTTGGGCGTTGTACCAATTGGCGCCTATGGGGCTGATGCTGTTTTCCGAACACAATGTCAACCTGAACGTCTACGGTATTCAGGTCGCTCCGCAGTGGATCCAGAATATCAATACGCTGGTGATCGTCGTGGGCGGGCCGCTGATGGCCTGGTGGTTTAACCGCTTGCGAGCGCGTGGCTGCAATATCGATATCCCGTTGCAATTCTCCGGCTCGCTGTTTTGCATCGGGTTGGGCATGCTGGTGTTGCCACTGGGCATCAGCCTGGCCGGTGGCGACGGGCTGGTGGCGTTTAAATGGATTGTAATCAGCTACATACTGCAGAGTATTGGCGAACTGATGATTTCCCCGATCGGCTACGCGATGATCGGCAAGCTGGCGCCACCGCGTTATCAGGGCGTCATGATGGGCTGCTGGATGATGGTCACCGGCGTCGCTTCGGTGTTGGCAGGCTATGTCTCCGGCCTGATGCCGGAAAACAGCGGCAGCACTCCGGCGCTGACCAACCCCGGCTACAGCGAAATATTCAGTGCGCTGGGCTGGGGAGCGGCGGGCGTTGGCGTGGTGATGTTGATTCTGATCCCGCTGTTGCGCCGGTTGATAAGGCACGATGCCCCCGTCGCTGCCTGAGCCCCCGCAGGACAAAAAAACAGCCCCACTGGTCGGGGCTGTTTGCGTTTTTGGCTTTAACGCTTGCATCTGTCGGCGAATCGCGGAAGTCTGGATGAAAATGCATAAAAAACAGACGGAGCCTGACCGATGAACATCATTTATTACCACCCTTTATTTAACGCCCGGGATTGGCTGACAGGCATCAAACAGCGTTTGCCGCAGGCCAACGTTCGCGAATGGCAACCCGGCGACGATCGCCCGGCGGATTATGCGTTGGCGTGGCGTCCGCCGCAGGAGATGCTGGCTAACCGCCGGCAACTGAAAGGGGTGTTTGCCCTGGGGGCGGGCGTCGATGCCATCCTCGAACAAGAGCGCCGGCATCCCGGCACGTTACCGGCGGGCGTTCCGCTGCTGCGCCTGGAAGATACCGGCATGGCGCAGCAGATGCAGGAATATGCGTTGAGCTGCGTGTTGCGTTACTTCCGTCGTTTCGACGAGTATCAATTGCTG is a window of Serratia plymuthica DNA encoding:
- a CDS encoding RrF2 family transcriptional regulator, which codes for MLDFRFPTALQMVLSVALAEKQGLRSTSAILAAGLEANPSFIRKLMVPLTKNGIIVSTLGRNGSIHLGRPVEEITLREIYLSVIDDKRIWAARPEGPARCLVSANACWYFKSVVNEAEEASLAVLERHTVADALAELERGDKRSCAEYVAETAKLAEAADK
- a CDS encoding efflux RND transporter periplasmic adaptor subunit, giving the protein MPSQPNSLFNAHSIGFSTRLSTVALLVALLAGCDNSVAQNAAPPPPAVSAANVVIKPISQWDAFNGRIEAVQSVQLRPRVSGYIDKVNYTEGDEVKKGQVLFTIDDRTYRAAREQAQAELVRARNQAALARSESSRTEKLIGTQAISTEVWEQRRSSAAQAQSNVLAAQAQLDIAQLNLDFTRVTAPIDGRASRAMITAGNLVTTGDSASVLTTLVSLDKVYVYFDVDESTFLRYQNMARDGQRSQDPQAKLPVKVGLVGEDGYPHQGVVDFTDNQLNAGTGTIRMRAQLENRERRFTPGLFARVQMPGSAEFNAMLIDDKSVMTDQDRKFVYVVDKDGKAQRRDIEVGRVADGLRIVQKGLSAGDRVIVDGMQKVFMSGMPVNAKTVVMAANTPASAVN
- a CDS encoding peptide MFS transporter → MPAAHQRHAIPPGAGALFFIQIFATLGFAVLYSTLVLYATKRLGFSEGSANAMMGVFGAFNYGLHMFGGYLGGRFLSNRNLFVLGMVLQVIGCALIAVAGVWGLYWGLAMFLTGSGLNVTCINMMLTQRFKPDDDRRESAFLWNYAGMNLGFFVGFTVAGYFQLSENYRALFLFATLGNAAAIIVAVSRWRILADLNTPLHDASRAQYRRRMLVGLAVLVALVPIIRVMLTHAEFSGHFVIGLGILIFLMLCVVTLRHHPRAESRRMVAYLILALGSLVFWALYQLAPMGLMLFSEHNVNLNVYGIQVAPQWIQNINTLVIVVGGPLMAWWFNRLRARGCNIDIPLQFSGSLFCIGLGMLVLPLGISLAGGDGLVAFKWIVISYILQSIGELMISPIGYAMIGKLAPPRYQGVMMGCWMMVTGVASVLAGYVSGLMPENSGSTPALTNPGYSEIFSALGWGAAGVGVVMLILIPLLRRLIRHDAPVAA
- a CDS encoding glycine zipper 2TM domain-containing protein, whose translation is MNKSMLAGVGIGIAAALGIAAVASMDVFSSGPQFAQVLAATPIKETIKTPRQECRNVTVTHRAPVQDENRIAGSVLGAVAGGVIGHQFGGGRGRDVATVVGALGGGYAGNQVQGAMQSNDTTTSTQQRCKTVYDKSQKMLGYDVTYKIGNQQGKIRMDHDPGTQIPLDKSGQLVLNKA
- a CDS encoding helix-turn-helix domain-containing protein — protein: MNSTGFITDLIEWIDNNLEEKLDINTVADRAGYSKWHLQRMFKRQTGYALGEYIRMQKLRVSAERLANSGEPIVSVAISLGFDSQQSFNRSFKRQFGQTPGDWRRAVMQPQIAASRAH
- the sdeB gene encoding multidrug efflux RND transporter permease subunit SdeB, with translation MDFSRFFIDRPIFAAVLSILIFVSGVIAIPLLPISEYPDVVPPSVQVRAQYPGANPKEIAETVATPLEEAINGVEHMMYMKSVAGSDGVLVTTVTFRPGTDPDQAQVQVQNRVAQAEARLPEDVRRQGVTTQKQSPALTLVVHLVSPSGKYDSLYLRNYATLKVKDELARLPGVGQVQIFGAGEYAMRVWLDPNKVASRGLTASDVVTAMQEQNVQVSAGQLGAEPMPTRSDYLLSINAQGRLQTEEEFGNIILKSGDNGEIVRLRDVARIEMGSGSYALRAQLNNKDAVGIGIFQAPGANAIELSDAVRAKMAELSTRFPDGMSWKSPYDPTVFVRDSIRAVVDTLLEAVLLVVLVVILFLQTWRASIIPLLAVPISIVGTFAALYLLGFSLNTLSLFGLVLAIGIVVDDAIVVVENVERNIEEGLSPLAAAHQAMREVSGPIIAIAVVLCAVFVPMAFLSGVTGQFYKQFAVTIAISTVISAINSLTLSPALAALLLKPHDAPKDMPSRLIDRLFGWLFRPFNRFFANSSQRYQRGVSRALGKRGAVFVVYVLLLCAAGVMFKTVPGGFIPTQDKLYLIGGVKMPEGASLERTDAVIRKMSAIGLSVDGVTDAVAFPGLNALQFTNTPNTGTVFFALESLSTRTRSAAQINAEINARISQIQEGFAFSIMPPPILGIGQGSGYSLYIQDRAGLGYGALQTAINTLSGSIMQTPGMSFPISSYQANVPQLEAKIDRDKAKAQGVPLNALFSTLQTYLGSSYINDFNRYGRTWQVIAQADGQFRDSVEDIANLRTRNDKGEMVPIGSMVNISTTYGPDPVIRYNGFPAADLIGDADPRILSSTQAMSELTTMATKLLPNGMNIQWTDLSYQQSTQGNAAIIVFPVAVLLAFLALAALYESWTLPLAVILIVPMTMLSALFGVWLTGGDNNVFVQVGLVVLMGLACKNAILIVEFARELELQGKGIMEAALEACRLRLRPIVMTSIAFIAGTIPLILGHGAGAEVRGVTGITVFAGMLGVTLFGLFLTPVFYVTLRRMVTRKAQQQTA